One genomic window of Gracilinema caldarium DSM 7334 includes the following:
- the carA gene encoding glutamine-hydrolyzing carbamoyl-phosphate synthase small subunit, whose product MKRKVNSSRLSARLVLEDGSEFFGLAFGKARSQAGEVVFTTGMTGYPQSLTDPSYRGQILVATYPLIGNYGVPLDIQGNMALDAWGIPIHFESHRIQVAGFVVADLCEEPSHFASGATLSQWMEKQNVVGISGIDTRALTERLREHGVMRGKILVEGSRDVTFDSGDIAHPVAEVSPKEVQIYSPQSMEHGAVPRIALLDCGAKANILRVLLSRGVEVIRLPWDHDLSDIEYDGLFLSNGPGDPKACAKTIATVRRALQDTKPIFGICLGNQLMALAAGADTYKLPYGHRGQNQPCRESGTERCYITSQNHGYAVREDTLPRNWKTWFENANDGTVEGIRSEKGLFRAVQFHPEGCPGPRDTEFLIDAFIQDVKRNMAGGK is encoded by the coding sequence ATGAAACGCAAGGTAAATAGCAGCCGGCTCTCCGCCAGGCTTGTATTGGAAGACGGTTCAGAGTTTTTTGGATTGGCCTTTGGCAAGGCCCGTTCCCAGGCAGGAGAAGTGGTCTTTACCACTGGGATGACCGGTTATCCTCAGTCACTCACCGACCCGAGCTATCGGGGACAAATTCTCGTAGCCACGTACCCCCTTATCGGAAATTATGGAGTCCCCCTGGATATACAGGGGAATATGGCCCTGGATGCTTGGGGGATCCCGATTCACTTTGAATCTCACCGTATCCAAGTTGCAGGTTTTGTAGTGGCAGACCTATGCGAGGAACCAAGTCATTTTGCCAGTGGTGCAACCCTCTCCCAATGGATGGAAAAACAGAATGTAGTGGGAATTTCTGGAATAGACACCCGGGCATTAACTGAACGTCTCCGGGAACATGGGGTGATGCGGGGTAAAATTCTCGTAGAGGGCAGCCGGGATGTAACCTTTGATTCTGGCGATATTGCTCACCCAGTCGCGGAGGTTTCCCCAAAGGAAGTTCAGATCTATAGCCCCCAGTCGATGGAGCATGGTGCTGTTCCGAGGATTGCCCTTTTAGATTGCGGAGCTAAAGCCAATATTTTGAGAGTACTTTTAAGTCGGGGAGTCGAAGTCATCCGGCTACCCTGGGATCATGACCTTTCAGATATAGAGTATGACGGACTCTTTTTATCCAACGGGCCGGGGGACCCAAAGGCCTGTGCAAAAACCATTGCTACGGTCCGCAGGGCTCTTCAGGATACCAAACCCATCTTTGGCATTTGTCTGGGGAACCAGCTTATGGCCCTTGCGGCTGGTGCGGATACCTATAAATTGCCCTATGGGCACCGGGGCCAGAATCAACCCTGCAGAGAAAGCGGTACCGAACGGTGTTACATTACCAGCCAGAACCATGGTTATGCGGTCCGGGAGGATACCCTGCCGCGGAATTGGAAAACCTGGTTTGAAAATGCTAACGACGGCACCGTAGAAGGGATCAGGTCTGAAAAGGGACTTTTCAGAGCCGTTCAGTTTCATCCCGAGGGCTGTCCGGGTCCCCGGGATACGGAGTTCCTCATCGATGCATTTATTCAGGATGTGAAGCGAAACATGGCAGGGGGTAAATAA
- the ybaK gene encoding Cys-tRNA(Pro) deacylase: MEKTTVIRMLEQQHIPFQVLEYEVDETDLSATHAAELLGLEADRVFKTIVLEGERSGYLVCVIPGTCEVDVKKAARAAGDKAVRPLPLRELEAVTGYIRGGCSPLLMKKKFPTYIDETALIFESISVSAGRRGLQILIDPQVLVELSQGVFCDLIG; the protein is encoded by the coding sequence ATGGAAAAAACCACCGTAATCCGGATGCTCGAACAACAACATATACCCTTTCAGGTTCTGGAGTATGAGGTTGATGAAACTGACCTCTCTGCTACCCACGCGGCGGAACTCCTGGGCCTGGAAGCGGACCGGGTATTTAAGACTATTGTTTTGGAAGGTGAGCGCAGTGGCTATCTGGTCTGTGTTATTCCAGGAACCTGTGAAGTCGATGTAAAAAAAGCAGCAAGAGCAGCGGGGGACAAGGCAGTTCGCCCCCTCCCCCTCCGCGAATTGGAAGCGGTAACAGGCTACATCCGCGGGGGCTGTTCACCCCTACTTATGAAAAAGAAATTTCCCACCTATATTGATGAAACGGCCCTCATCTTTGAATCCATTTCAGTAAGTGCAGGCCGCCGGGGCCTGCAGATCCTCATTGATCCTCAGGTATTGGTTGAATTGTCACAAGGAGTTTTCTGCGATCTCATTGGGTAA
- the carB gene encoding carbamoyl-phosphate synthase large subunit, translated as MSRTALHQYKKILVLGSGGLKIGQAGEFDYSGSQALKVLREEGIHSVLINPNIATIQTSEGMADATYFLPITPEYVRQVIEKERPDGIFLSFGGQTALNCGVALAKDGTLYKYGVEVLGTPVKTIEDTEDRQLFVDRLNEIGAKTPRSIATTSTEAAVAAAKEIGYPVMVRVAYALGGAGSGLCKNEAELRRRCDRAFAHAPQVLVEEWLGGWKEIEYEVVRDRFDNCITVCNMENFDPLGIHTGESIVVAPSQTLTDSEYHKLRRIAIDVIRHLGIVGECNIQYALDPYSEDYRIIEVNARLSRSSALASKATGYPLAYVAAKLALGYSLVNIENRITQVTKSCFEPALDYCVVKIPRWDLTKFKNVDQRIGSEMKSVGEVMSIGRTFEEALQKAIRMTGIGAPGLSGEDRLLGSEFKDLKEALAKPTDRRIFAIYRALDSGWSVDKIHKITKIDRWFLSKIAAVLETERNLRQLKARTTQTRTGVPEGFPSTTAVRPRAIAHRPDRSDNNTTASLPDRALLAQAKRQGFSDARIGEILGFPEERIRKLRDEYRLKPAIKQIDTLAAEYPAKTNYLYMTYGTTTNTQAAPAALAINDVLPANRGVMVLGSGPYRIGSSVEFDWCCVNTVQTARKIGRYTIMVNCNPETVSTDYDVCDRLYFEELSLERVLDIYEYEQPEGLILSMGGQIPNNLATKLYKAGTIILGTRPDSIDMAENRHKFSALLDELGIEQPEWKELTDLASAKAFAAQVGYPVLIRPSYVLSGAAMNVAWDDESLEDYLGLAAEVSAEHPVVISKFVENSKEIEVDAVAKRGEILFHAITEHIENAGVHSGDATVVLPAQRLYIETIRKIRKITARIAQALDITGPFNIQFLAQRNRVRVIECNLRASRSFPFCSKVSRVNMIEMATRAMLDEPVQKAPASALDLEWVGVKAAQFSFSRLHGADPVTGVEMASTGEVGCIGTDLDDAFLKAMLSVGYRIPKKKILLSTGPIEDKVDFLDSARKLVEMGYELYGSRGTVKFLESNGVKATALNWPLESKEPNIATMIKSRAVDMVINIPKNNRQTELKNDYLIRRLAVDFDIPLFTNIKVARQFIDSLVYKEQRGLEIKAWEEYR; from the coding sequence ATGAGCAGAACAGCATTACATCAATATAAAAAAATACTAGTCCTGGGGTCCGGGGGGCTTAAAATAGGTCAGGCCGGTGAATTTGACTACTCGGGTTCCCAAGCCCTTAAGGTGCTCCGGGAAGAGGGCATACATTCGGTGCTCATTAATCCGAATATAGCCACCATCCAGACTAGCGAAGGCATGGCTGATGCTACCTATTTTTTACCAATCACCCCTGAATATGTTCGGCAGGTCATTGAAAAGGAACGGCCCGACGGGATTTTTCTTTCCTTCGGCGGACAAACTGCATTGAACTGCGGGGTTGCCCTGGCAAAGGATGGGACCCTCTATAAATACGGTGTCGAAGTGCTGGGAACTCCGGTAAAGACCATAGAAGATACGGAGGACCGGCAGCTTTTCGTAGACCGGTTAAACGAAATTGGAGCAAAAACGCCCCGGAGTATCGCCACCACCAGTACCGAAGCGGCAGTGGCTGCGGCAAAAGAGATTGGCTATCCGGTGATGGTCCGTGTGGCCTATGCCCTGGGAGGAGCCGGTTCTGGGCTTTGTAAAAATGAGGCAGAATTGAGACGGCGCTGTGATCGGGCCTTTGCCCATGCTCCCCAGGTGCTGGTGGAAGAATGGCTCGGAGGATGGAAGGAAATTGAATATGAGGTTGTCCGGGACCGTTTTGACAACTGCATTACGGTCTGTAATATGGAAAACTTTGACCCCCTGGGTATCCATACAGGAGAAAGCATCGTCGTCGCACCTTCCCAAACCCTCACCGATTCGGAATACCATAAACTGCGCCGTATTGCCATCGATGTAATCCGGCACCTGGGTATTGTGGGGGAATGTAATATCCAATATGCCCTGGACCCCTATTCGGAGGATTACCGGATTATCGAAGTAAATGCCCGGCTTTCTCGGAGTTCCGCCCTGGCATCCAAGGCTACAGGCTACCCCCTAGCCTATGTAGCGGCAAAGCTTGCCCTGGGGTATTCCCTTGTCAATATCGAGAATCGGATTACCCAGGTTACCAAAAGCTGTTTTGAACCTGCCCTGGACTACTGCGTTGTAAAAATCCCTCGGTGGGACCTGACCAAGTTTAAAAATGTAGACCAGCGGATCGGCTCAGAAATGAAATCTGTTGGAGAAGTAATGTCCATCGGCCGAACCTTCGAAGAGGCCCTGCAAAAGGCAATCAGAATGACCGGCATCGGAGCACCGGGCTTAAGCGGCGAAGACCGGCTTTTGGGCAGCGAGTTTAAGGACCTCAAGGAAGCCCTGGCAAAACCGACGGACCGGCGTATATTTGCGATTTACCGAGCCCTGGACTCTGGCTGGTCTGTGGATAAAATTCATAAAATTACTAAAATAGACCGCTGGTTCCTCTCTAAAATAGCTGCGGTACTTGAGACGGAACGGAATCTTAGACAACTTAAAGCTAGAACAACCCAGACGAGAACCGGCGTTCCAGAAGGCTTCCCGAGCACGACAGCGGTCCGCCCTCGTGCTATAGCACACCGCCCAGATCGCTCAGATAATAATACAACAGCGAGCCTACCCGACAGGGCACTCCTTGCTCAGGCAAAGCGGCAGGGTTTTTCCGATGCCCGTATTGGAGAAATCCTGGGGTTTCCAGAAGAGCGGATTCGCAAGCTCCGGGACGAGTACCGGTTAAAACCAGCCATTAAACAAATTGATACTCTGGCGGCTGAATATCCAGCAAAAACGAATTATCTCTATATGACTTACGGTACTACAACCAACACCCAGGCAGCACCAGCAGCCCTTGCTATCAACGATGTGCTGCCTGCTAACCGGGGCGTCATGGTTCTGGGTTCCGGACCCTATCGGATTGGCAGCAGTGTCGAGTTTGACTGGTGCTGCGTTAATACGGTACAGACTGCCCGCAAGATTGGCCGCTACACTATCATGGTTAACTGTAACCCCGAAACGGTCTCCACCGATTATGATGTGTGCGACCGGCTCTATTTTGAAGAACTCAGCCTGGAACGAGTTCTGGATATATACGAATACGAACAGCCCGAAGGTCTCATCCTTTCCATGGGGGGACAGATTCCCAACAATCTAGCCACCAAGCTCTACAAAGCGGGGACCATCATTTTAGGAACCAGACCCGATTCCATCGATATGGCCGAAAACCGGCACAAGTTCTCCGCCCTCCTAGATGAGCTTGGGATTGAACAGCCTGAATGGAAGGAACTAACCGACTTGGCCAGCGCTAAAGCCTTTGCGGCACAAGTAGGTTACCCAGTACTTATCCGGCCCAGTTATGTGCTTTCCGGAGCGGCAATGAACGTCGCCTGGGATGATGAGAGTCTGGAGGATTACCTGGGGCTTGCGGCAGAGGTTTCCGCGGAACACCCGGTAGTAATTTCAAAATTTGTGGAGAACTCTAAGGAGATCGAGGTTGATGCGGTGGCAAAGCGGGGTGAGATACTCTTTCATGCCATCACCGAACATATAGAAAATGCGGGGGTTCACTCGGGGGATGCCACGGTAGTCCTGCCGGCTCAACGGCTTTATATTGAGACAATCAGAAAAATCCGCAAGATTACCGCCCGTATTGCCCAGGCCTTGGACATTACAGGCCCCTTTAACATCCAGTTCCTTGCCCAACGGAACCGGGTACGGGTTATTGAATGCAACCTGCGGGCCAGCCGGAGCTTCCCCTTCTGTTCCAAAGTAAGCCGGGTAAATATGATCGAAATGGCAACACGGGCAATGCTCGACGAACCGGTCCAGAAAGCACCTGCTTCGGCCCTTGACCTGGAATGGGTCGGCGTCAAGGCTGCCCAGTTCAGCTTTTCCCGGCTCCATGGAGCAGACCCGGTTACGGGGGTGGAAATGGCATCCACCGGCGAAGTGGGCTGTATTGGTACGGACCTTGACGATGCATTCTTAAAGGCGATGCTCTCCGTTGGGTACCGGATTCCGAAGAAGAAAATCCTCCTTTCTACTGGTCCTATTGAAGACAAGGTAGACTTTTTGGATTCCGCAAGGAAACTGGTAGAAATGGGCTATGAGCTCTATGGATCCCGGGGCACGGTTAAATTTCTTGAATCTAATGGGGTAAAAGCCACAGCACTAAACTGGCCTCTGGAATCCAAGGAACCCAACATAGCAACTATGATCAAGTCTCGGGCGGTGGATATGGTCATCAATATACCTAAAAATAACCGGCAGACCGAATTGAAGAATGACTACCTCATCCGCCGGCTGGCAGTTGACTTTGATATTCCCCTCTTTACCAATATCAAGGTGGCCCGGCAGTTTATCGATTCACTGGTGTACAAGGAACAGAGGGGTCTCGAAATTAAGGCCTGGGAAGAGTACCGCTAA
- a CDS encoding FprA family A-type flavoprotein: MKAYSISDSIYCLHADIQTTDLFEGIWPIPEGVSLNSYVVRGDKIALIDLVRDWTDAPKQLETELASIGISFKDISYLILNHLEPDHTGWLGEFKAINPNIEILSTAKGIELVKSFYHLSDNVRAVKTGDKLDLGRGMVLEFYETPNVHWPETMMTWEATSGTLFSCDAFGSFGALGDRVFDDQFTPEEHAFYERESLRYYANIVGSFSIFVERAVKKLEGLQIRCVAPSHGIVWRKEPLKIVERYLNYATYTNGKPEKEIAIVWGSMYGNTKAGLDAVIRGIEAEGVPYSIHRVPNEDVSYVLADAYKSAGIVLAMPTYEYAMFPPMAYVIDILKRKHVYNKQVLRIGSWGWVGGAKKEYEAAIADLKWTSLESHEWPGAPTEADLKILEERGRALAQAVKALSK; encoded by the coding sequence ATGAAAGCATATTCTATTTCCGATTCAATTTACTGTTTACATGCGGACATACAAACAACCGATTTATTCGAAGGCATCTGGCCTATTCCAGAAGGAGTATCTCTTAATTCCTATGTAGTTCGGGGAGATAAAATCGCCCTGATTGACCTTGTTCGGGATTGGACCGATGCACCCAAACAGTTGGAAACAGAGTTAGCATCGATCGGTATTTCTTTTAAGGACATTAGTTACCTGATCTTAAATCACCTGGAACCGGACCATACGGGGTGGCTGGGAGAATTTAAAGCTATCAACCCCAACATAGAAATTCTTTCGACCGCCAAGGGGATTGAACTGGTTAAGAGTTTTTACCACCTTTCAGACAATGTACGGGCGGTTAAAACCGGGGATAAGCTGGATCTTGGCCGGGGGATGGTTCTTGAATTTTACGAAACCCCCAATGTGCACTGGCCTGAAACCATGATGACCTGGGAAGCTACATCGGGCACCCTCTTTAGCTGTGATGCATTCGGATCCTTTGGAGCCCTCGGGGACCGGGTCTTTGATGATCAGTTTACCCCAGAGGAACATGCTTTTTATGAAAGGGAAAGTCTTCGCTACTATGCCAATATTGTGGGATCCTTTTCCATTTTTGTTGAACGGGCGGTTAAAAAGCTCGAAGGCCTGCAGATCCGCTGTGTTGCACCGAGCCATGGTATTGTGTGGCGGAAGGAACCGCTTAAAATTGTTGAGCGCTACCTGAACTATGCGACCTATACCAACGGCAAACCGGAAAAGGAGATCGCTATAGTCTGGGGATCCATGTATGGGAACACCAAGGCTGGCCTCGATGCGGTTATCCGTGGTATCGAAGCCGAAGGGGTCCCCTACTCAATCCACCGGGTTCCCAACGAGGACGTATCCTATGTGTTGGCAGACGCCTATAAAAGTGCCGGTATAGTTCTGGCCATGCCAACCTATGAGTACGCCATGTTCCCGCCTATGGCTTATGTGATCGACATACTAAAACGGAAGCATGTCTATAACAAACAGGTGCTCCGCATTGGTTCCTGGGGCTGGGTCGGAGGAGCAAAAAAGGAATATGAAGCGGCCATTGCTGATCTTAAGTGGACCTCTCTGGAATCCCATGAATGGCCCGGAGCTCCGACCGAAGCAGACCTGAAGATTCTGGAAGAACGGGGCCGGGCTCTGGCTCAGGCAGTAAAAGCTCTCTCGAAGTAA